The following proteins come from a genomic window of Paracoccus sp. SCSIO 75233:
- a CDS encoding TRAP transporter small permease, giving the protein MSRHDLDPREDAVPSPRVGLHGPLGRAMDRVDTGMNWLSRAAMMVMLVLILIQVFTRYILNDPIEGVIGATELYLMPIIVFGSLSYLEMYDGHVRVGIVFDALPEGLRAGFNVVLRLAAAAFFALICYGASREALKAWDFGYRTSGDIDAPLVTTLVIAPIGCVLIVLRLLVNAAGDVQHLRGASDRIG; this is encoded by the coding sequence GTGTCCCGTCACGATCTTGATCCCCGAGAGGACGCCGTGCCGTCGCCGAGAGTTGGATTGCACGGTCCTCTGGGCCGAGCGATGGACCGGGTGGATACCGGGATGAACTGGCTGTCGCGCGCTGCGATGATGGTCATGCTGGTGCTGATCCTCATACAGGTCTTTACGCGCTATATCCTGAATGACCCGATCGAAGGGGTCATTGGCGCTACAGAGCTATATCTGATGCCCATCATCGTGTTCGGAAGCCTGAGCTATCTGGAAATGTATGATGGCCACGTGCGAGTGGGGATAGTGTTTGATGCTCTGCCCGAAGGGCTGCGGGCCGGTTTCAATGTCGTCTTGCGATTGGCAGCGGCCGCGTTTTTTGCGCTGATCTGTTACGGTGCCTCGCGCGAGGCGCTTAAGGCGTGGGACTTCGGATATCGCACATCCGGCGACATCGACGCGCCTCTCGTCACCACGCTTGTGATTGCGCCGATTGGCTGCGTGCTGATCGTTCTGCGCCTTCTCGTAAATGCGGCGGGTGACGTTCAGCACCTTCGCGGCGCTTCGGATCGGATTGGCTGA
- the dctP gene encoding TRAP transporter substrate-binding protein DctP — protein sequence MTGSPHHGALIDNATGRKTAMTRNTKLDRFAAGAALVIAVGTMPQIAAAEVTLKVADTFPPGHYIVETGTTYWMDRVTELTDGEVKFQYFGAGQLGSLRDMFSMVQTGVVDIGYVPPAYNGGTMPLAGVHTLPGLFSQSVVGTPAFFETVTSDPILQNDFLANGMRPVWGVMTSTYNLFTRDQDVSGIDDIKGLKLKTIAGNMAESVKALGGAPVDIPSPETYQAIRTGTVDGTIFPTTSIYSYKLDEVIDTAVLGLDVFVYWAPYAIREEVWQDLSPEHQQAIQQASQEAMQRVAEETDRSAAELEDKMRDSGIEVIVLDEAQREKVKSATAPVFDAWVSGLQERGLPAGEVLEMFRANIEKHQTQ from the coding sequence TTGACCGGTTCACCGCACCATGGTGCGCTGATCGACAACGCCACAGGGAGGAAGACTGCCATGACAAGAAACACAAAACTCGATCGGTTTGCCGCAGGGGCGGCGCTGGTGATCGCGGTCGGAACGATGCCGCAAATTGCGGCGGCCGAAGTGACACTCAAGGTTGCAGATACCTTTCCGCCCGGCCACTACATCGTCGAGACCGGCACCACCTACTGGATGGACCGCGTAACCGAGCTGACCGATGGCGAGGTCAAGTTTCAGTATTTCGGTGCCGGTCAGTTGGGTTCGCTGCGCGATATGTTCTCGATGGTGCAGACAGGCGTGGTGGACATCGGCTATGTTCCGCCGGCCTATAACGGGGGCACGATGCCGCTGGCGGGCGTGCACACGCTTCCTGGCCTTTTCTCGCAGAGCGTTGTCGGGACGCCCGCTTTTTTTGAAACGGTGACGTCGGATCCGATCCTGCAAAACGACTTCCTGGCCAACGGGATGCGCCCAGTCTGGGGTGTAATGACCTCGACCTACAACCTGTTCACCCGCGACCAGGATGTTAGCGGCATTGATGACATCAAAGGGCTGAAACTGAAAACCATTGCCGGGAACATGGCGGAGTCGGTCAAGGCCCTAGGGGGCGCGCCGGTTGATATTCCCAGCCCGGAAACCTATCAGGCCATCCGCACCGGCACCGTCGACGGCACGATCTTTCCCACCACCAGCATCTATTCCTACAAGCTGGACGAGGTAATCGATACCGCCGTTCTGGGTCTGGATGTTTTTGTGTATTGGGCGCCCTACGCGATCCGCGAGGAGGTCTGGCAGGATCTGTCGCCAGAGCATCAACAGGCCATTCAACAGGCGTCGCAGGAGGCGATGCAGCGAGTTGCCGAAGAAACCGACCGATCGGCCGCCGAGCTTGAGGACAAGATGCGGGACAGCGGTATCGAGGTCATCGTTCTGGATGAAGCGCAGCGCGAAAAGGTCAAATCGGCCACAGCGCCGGTGTTCGATGCCTGGGTCTCTGGTCTGCAAGAGCGCGGACTGCCTGCGGGCGAAGTGCTGGAGATGTTTCGTGCGAACATCGAAAAGCACCAGACGCAGTAA
- a CDS encoding transposase, whose amino-acid sequence MCATNSFLRSLGVEIYGSGHRRWPDDVKARAVAETLEPGATVNAIAERYDIRPNQLSAWRRLAKQGQLVLPPAELGEPVFAPLVICDPTETPELSDAKPQQVIRIVKGTTRIELSSDTSAGQIAAIVRTLEAPAC is encoded by the coding sequence ATGTGCGCGACAAATTCGTTTCTCAGATCTCTGGGCGTCGAGATCTACGGGTCAGGTCATCGGCGCTGGCCGGACGACGTGAAGGCTCGCGCTGTGGCAGAGACTTTGGAGCCGGGAGCGACCGTGAATGCGATTGCCGAGCGATATGACATCCGCCCAAACCAGCTCTCGGCTTGGCGGCGTCTGGCAAAGCAGGGCCAGCTGGTTCTTCCTCCGGCGGAACTCGGAGAGCCGGTCTTCGCGCCTCTGGTCATTTGCGATCCGACTGAGACGCCCGAGCTTTCCGACGCGAAGCCCCAGCAGGTGATCCGGATCGTCAAGGGAACAACCCGGATCGAGCTGTCTTCTGACACGTCGGCAGGTCAGATCGCCGCGATCGTGCGCACTCTGGAAGCGCCTGCATGCTGA
- the tnpB gene encoding IS66 family insertion sequence element accessory protein TnpB (TnpB, as the term is used for proteins encoded by IS66 family insertion elements, is considered an accessory protein, since TnpC, encoded by a neighboring gene, is a DDE family transposase.), with product MLMPSQGVRILVATKPVDFRKGHDGLAALVQSTLTEDPFTGTVFIFRAKRADRMKILFWDGSGLVMAYKRLEESTFTWPAIRDGAMTLNRAQFEALFAGLDWRRVRSLETRAPAVAE from the coding sequence ATGCTGATGCCGTCTCAAGGGGTCCGCATCCTGGTGGCGACGAAGCCGGTAGACTTCCGCAAGGGGCATGATGGACTGGCAGCCTTGGTGCAGTCGACCTTGACCGAAGATCCGTTCACCGGGACGGTCTTTATCTTTCGGGCGAAGCGCGCAGACCGGATGAAGATCCTGTTCTGGGACGGCAGCGGTCTCGTCATGGCCTACAAACGGCTGGAGGAGAGCACCTTCACCTGGCCCGCGATCCGGGATGGTGCGATGACCCTGAATCGCGCCCAGTTCGAGGCGCTGTTCGCCGGGCTGGACTGGCGGCGGGTGCGGTCTCTGGAGACGCGCGCCCCCGCTGTGGCAGAGTGA
- a CDS encoding IS66 family transposase: MSSALSLDLSAIPEDQRDAVLAVLRERDALREANKRLEHLVAELNQVVHGKRSEKLSEDERQLAFEDLETAVVEAEAQQDEDATASSGPRRSKVARRNRGNLPESLPRIEQMIEPASLECPCGCGTMHRIGEDRSERLDIVPAQLRVIVTVRPKYACRAYAEGVTQAPAPAFLIEGGLPTEGAIAYVLVAKFADHLPLYRQSQILARSGIDLRRSTPADWVGTAAFHLAPVVDRLAEHLKGSGKLFMDETTAPVLEPGRGRTKTGFLWALARDDRGWGGDDPPGVVFTYRPSRAGVNAEQILQGFDGILQLDGYPGYDRLTRPSRKGGAPITVAHCWAHARRKLKEVFDRDGSEIAAEGLRRIAEFYRIETEIRGMGPGQRLSARQTRTAPLVAQFGEWLQSQRRRISAKSRLGEKLAYIHRQWDGLQTFLQDGRVEIDSNAVENLIRPIALTRKNALFAGHDEGGRTWGRIASLIATAKINEIVPFVYLKATLEAIAAGHPANRIDELLPWNFKPSS, translated from the coding sequence ATGTCCAGCGCCCTATCCCTCGACCTGTCGGCCATTCCGGAAGACCAGCGTGACGCTGTTCTGGCCGTCCTGCGCGAGCGTGATGCACTCAGGGAAGCCAACAAGCGCCTCGAGCACCTCGTCGCCGAACTGAACCAGGTCGTGCATGGCAAAAGGTCCGAGAAACTGAGTGAGGACGAGCGGCAGCTGGCCTTCGAAGATCTGGAAACTGCCGTCGTCGAGGCAGAGGCCCAGCAGGATGAAGACGCCACGGCCTCGTCCGGTCCGCGGCGATCCAAGGTCGCCCGCCGCAATCGGGGCAATCTGCCTGAGAGCCTCCCCCGGATCGAGCAGATGATCGAGCCGGCCAGCCTGGAGTGTCCCTGCGGCTGCGGCACGATGCACCGGATCGGCGAGGACCGCAGCGAGCGGCTGGACATCGTGCCGGCCCAGCTCCGCGTCATCGTGACGGTTCGACCCAAGTATGCCTGCCGTGCCTACGCCGAAGGGGTCACCCAGGCGCCAGCCCCTGCCTTCCTGATCGAGGGCGGGCTGCCGACCGAGGGCGCCATTGCGTATGTGCTCGTCGCCAAGTTCGCCGACCATTTGCCTCTCTATCGCCAGAGCCAGATCCTCGCGCGTTCCGGGATCGACCTTCGGCGCAGCACGCCCGCCGATTGGGTCGGCACCGCGGCCTTCCACCTTGCCCCGGTGGTCGACCGGCTCGCCGAGCACCTGAAGGGCTCGGGCAAACTCTTCATGGACGAAACGACGGCGCCGGTTCTGGAGCCCGGGCGAGGCAGGACGAAGACTGGCTTCCTCTGGGCGCTGGCCCGAGATGATCGGGGCTGGGGCGGCGATGACCCGCCCGGCGTGGTCTTCACTTACCGCCCGAGCCGCGCCGGCGTGAACGCGGAGCAGATCCTGCAGGGCTTCGACGGCATCCTGCAGCTGGACGGCTATCCCGGCTACGATCGGCTGACGCGCCCCTCGCGCAAGGGCGGCGCGCCGATCACGGTTGCGCACTGCTGGGCACATGCCCGCCGGAAGCTGAAGGAAGTCTTCGACCGTGATGGATCGGAGATCGCCGCCGAGGGGCTGCGCCGGATCGCCGAGTTCTACCGGATCGAAACCGAGATCCGCGGCATGGGACCGGGACAGCGCCTGTCGGCGAGACAGACACGCACCGCGCCGCTGGTGGCCCAGTTCGGCGAATGGTTGCAGAGCCAGCGCCGCCGGATCTCCGCCAAGTCCCGCCTCGGAGAGAAACTCGCCTATATCCACCGGCAGTGGGACGGGCTACAGACCTTCCTGCAGGACGGACGCGTCGAGATCGACTCCAATGCCGTGGAGAATCTCATCAGGCCGATCGCCCTGACGCGGAAGAACGCACTCTTCGCCGGCCACGACGAAGGTGGTCGGACCTGGGGCCGCATCGCCTCGCTCATCGCCACAGCAAAGATCAACGAAATCGTACCCTTTGTCTATCTCAAGGCGACGCTCGAGGCGATCGCGGCAGGGCATCCCGCGAACCGGATCGACGAGTTGCTACCCTGGAACTTCAAGCCGTCGAGCTGA
- a CDS encoding IclR family transcriptional regulator has product METAHQTSARTGGDQIVKSVARTCQTLVYFDEVQRPLSVVEVSKELGYPQSSTSALLKSLVKLGFLTHDARKKSYFPTERVPLLGSWMNPDLFGEGTIHRLLKAISERTRHVVVLATKNGDEAEYVQVVRPKDSPIHHISLGTRRPLGNSGVGRVLMSRFSDDEVRSLFRRINAYRAPDKPAVDVKAFVASLAETRAKGYYLSTDQVVQGSGLISMPFPNHLNSRLFAVGVGAPTDVILRSEKEIVGIMHEEIVRNLKKMGQQSLTA; this is encoded by the coding sequence ATGGAAACCGCGCATCAGACTTCAGCAAGAACAGGCGGCGATCAAATTGTGAAATCGGTGGCGCGCACCTGTCAGACTTTGGTGTATTTCGATGAAGTTCAGCGACCGCTTTCGGTCGTGGAAGTGTCCAAGGAACTGGGGTACCCGCAGTCAAGTACCTCGGCGCTGCTCAAAAGCTTGGTGAAGCTTGGATTTCTGACCCACGATGCCCGAAAGAAGAGTTATTTTCCCACCGAGCGCGTTCCGCTTTTAGGGTCGTGGATGAATCCAGATCTGTTCGGCGAAGGCACCATCCACCGGCTGCTCAAGGCAATTTCGGAACGCACACGGCATGTGGTGGTTCTGGCAACCAAGAATGGGGACGAAGCCGAGTACGTGCAAGTTGTCCGCCCGAAAGATTCGCCGATCCACCACATATCGCTCGGGACACGTCGTCCGCTGGGTAACTCAGGTGTCGGGCGCGTTCTGATGAGTCGTTTCAGTGACGACGAAGTGCGCAGTCTGTTCCGCAGGATCAACGCCTATCGCGCGCCCGACAAACCGGCAGTGGATGTGAAAGCTTTCGTGGCCTCGTTGGCAGAAACCCGTGCCAAGGGCTATTACCTCTCAACCGATCAGGTGGTTCAAGGGAGCGGCTTGATTTCCATGCCGTTTCCTAACCATCTGAACTCGCGGCTTTTCGCTGTCGGGGTTGGCGCTCCAACTGATGTTATCTTGAGATCCGAAAAAGAGATCGTAGGGATCATGCACGAAGAAATCGTTCGAAATCTGAAGAAGATGGGTCAACAGTCCCTGACCGCCTGA
- a CDS encoding acetate--CoA ligase family protein: protein MRIHGMDAIFNPRSVAVIGASSDPKRIGGRPVDFLKRHGFDGPILPINPKSPEVQGLTAYPSISEAPTTPDLAVIALPAPLAVQAVEQCAAQGVRGAVIFSSGFSEVDADGAALQARMVDIAREGGMRLVGPNCLGIANVRHNLYATFTPGVEKHLPKPGGVSIVSQSGAFGSYCMTLVRMRGLGVNIWATTGNSCDVDFADAVAYCAQDDDTRVIMGYLEGATDRDRLVEALELARARGKPVVMMKVGRSAVGAEAAQSHTASLAGADAVYDAAFRQYGVYRAQSVDEMFDVTYACAESASMMQGDRLGLVTVSGGVGVLMADEAEKLKLDVPALPDHAQKKLKEVLPFAGVRNPVDVTAQLVNQIDLLETNMDVLFGDGEIDGAIIFMSTVGLVADLNEAIRRGLERIREKYPDRPMLFCSLTEPEGRAAYEKSGFIVFEEPTRAVRAMAALRYFARSFARAGEKDPIPELSNLSPLPDGIVNEIEAKALLAEAGIGIVRETLATTPEAAAQAAQEMGFPVVLKIASPDILHKSDIGGVALDLRSAEDVRSAGARILELASEKMPGARIDGLVVAEQAAPGLEAILGVTQDPAFGPVVMFGLGGVFVEALEDVSFRVAPFGPVEARRMIDEIRSRKLLDAFRGAPERDIDALAGALARLSAFAAHHGAALETIDVNPLIVGASGQGAVAADGVIIPANRGGH, encoded by the coding sequence ATGCGAATTCATGGAATGGATGCCATTTTCAACCCTCGCTCGGTAGCGGTGATTGGCGCCTCAAGCGATCCCAAGCGCATCGGCGGAAGGCCGGTGGATTTTCTCAAGCGGCACGGTTTCGACGGCCCGATCCTGCCTATCAACCCGAAATCGCCAGAGGTGCAGGGCCTGACGGCGTATCCGTCGATCTCGGAGGCACCCACGACACCGGACCTGGCCGTGATCGCGCTGCCCGCGCCGCTGGCCGTTCAGGCGGTCGAACAGTGCGCGGCCCAAGGTGTGCGGGGGGCGGTGATCTTCAGTTCGGGGTTCTCGGAGGTCGATGCCGACGGGGCCGCCCTTCAGGCGCGCATGGTCGACATCGCGCGCGAGGGCGGCATGCGGCTTGTGGGGCCGAACTGCCTTGGCATCGCGAATGTGCGCCACAACCTCTATGCGACATTCACGCCCGGGGTCGAAAAACACCTGCCAAAACCCGGCGGCGTGTCGATCGTCAGTCAAAGCGGCGCGTTCGGCTCGTATTGCATGACGCTCGTTCGAATGCGCGGACTTGGGGTCAATATCTGGGCGACGACGGGCAATTCCTGCGATGTCGATTTTGCCGATGCCGTGGCCTATTGCGCGCAGGATGACGATACCCGCGTCATCATGGGATATCTCGAAGGGGCAACCGATCGCGACAGGCTGGTCGAGGCACTTGAGCTGGCGCGGGCCCGGGGAAAGCCGGTGGTCATGATGAAGGTCGGGCGCAGCGCGGTCGGAGCAGAGGCCGCGCAGTCGCATACCGCCTCATTGGCTGGGGCAGACGCGGTTTATGACGCGGCGTTCCGGCAGTACGGCGTTTACCGGGCGCAATCGGTCGATGAAATGTTCGATGTGACTTATGCCTGTGCCGAATCCGCGTCGATGATGCAGGGCGACCGGCTGGGCCTTGTGACAGTCTCGGGCGGGGTCGGGGTGCTGATGGCCGACGAAGCCGAAAAGCTGAAACTGGACGTGCCTGCGCTTCCCGATCATGCACAGAAAAAGCTGAAAGAGGTGCTGCCATTTGCCGGTGTCCGAAACCCGGTCGATGTGACGGCGCAGCTGGTCAACCAGATCGATCTTCTGGAAACCAACATGGATGTGTTGTTTGGTGACGGCGAGATCGATGGGGCCATCATCTTCATGTCGACGGTCGGACTTGTCGCCGACCTGAACGAAGCCATTCGGCGCGGACTGGAGCGCATTCGCGAGAAATATCCCGATCGGCCAATGCTGTTCTGTTCGCTGACAGAGCCAGAGGGGCGCGCCGCGTACGAAAAGTCGGGGTTCATCGTGTTCGAGGAACCGACCCGTGCAGTCCGGGCGATGGCCGCATTGCGCTATTTTGCCCGTTCCTTCGCGCGGGCAGGCGAAAAGGACCCGATACCCGAACTCTCCAACCTGTCGCCGTTGCCGGACGGAATTGTGAACGAGATCGAGGCCAAGGCCCTGCTTGCAGAGGCCGGAATCGGGATCGTGCGCGAAACCCTGGCCACCACCCCCGAAGCGGCAGCTCAGGCAGCGCAAGAAATGGGATTCCCGGTCGTGCTGAAGATTGCCTCGCCCGACATCTTGCACAAATCCGACATCGGGGGCGTCGCGCTTGATCTGCGTTCGGCCGAAGATGTCCGCTCTGCCGGGGCACGAATCTTGGAATTGGCGTCCGAGAAGATGCCCGGTGCGCGGATCGACGGGCTGGTCGTGGCGGAACAGGCAGCACCTGGACTGGAGGCTATACTCGGCGTGACCCAGGACCCGGCTTTCGGCCCGGTGGTCATGTTCGGTCTGGGCGGGGTGTTTGTCGAGGCCCTCGAAGACGTGTCTTTCCGCGTCGCACCATTCGGACCTGTCGAAGCGCGCCGTATGATTGACGAAATCCGCAGCCGCAAACTGCTGGACGCATTCCGGGGCGCGCCCGAACGCGACATCGACGCCCTCGCCGGCGCCCTTGCCCGACTGTCTGCTTTTGCCGCCCATCACGGGGCCGCGCTTGAGACCATTGATGTCAATCCATTGATCGTCGGAGCAAGCGGGCAGGGAGCCGTCGCCGCTGACGGTGTGATCATACCCGCCAATCGAGGAGGCCACTGA
- a CDS encoding acyl-CoA dehydrogenase family protein produces the protein MTYQMTSEQQGIRDAILRICEEFDDEFWLTRDRVGGFPRELHQKLARDGWLGIAIPEEYGGAGLGIVDAAIMMQAIAESGGGNSAASAIHMNIFGLNPVVKFGTDDQKKKYLPPLVAGDERACFGVTEPTTGLDTTKLKTRAVRQGDRYVVHGQKVWISTAQEADKILLLARTTPLEDVKKPTEGLSLFYTDLDRSFVTVREIEKMGRKCVDSNELFIDGLPIPAGDLIGEEGQGFRQILHGLNPERVLIAAEAVGIGRNALRRAADYANERVVFGRPIGQNQGVQHPLAASWAELEAANLMAMHAGALYDAGKPCGNEANAGKYLAAEAAVKATQTAQLTFGGFGYAKEYHVERLVREAILFRIAPVTPQLVLSFIAEHALGLPKSY, from the coding sequence ATGACCTATCAGATGACATCCGAACAGCAGGGAATCCGCGATGCGATCCTGCGGATCTGCGAAGAATTCGACGACGAATTCTGGCTGACACGCGATCGCGTAGGCGGTTTCCCGCGAGAGCTGCATCAAAAGCTGGCCCGCGATGGCTGGCTGGGGATTGCAATCCCCGAAGAGTACGGAGGTGCCGGTCTTGGCATCGTCGATGCCGCGATCATGATGCAGGCCATTGCGGAATCCGGCGGCGGCAACAGCGCCGCATCGGCGATTCACATGAATATCTTCGGTCTGAACCCAGTCGTGAAATTCGGCACCGATGACCAGAAAAAGAAATACCTTCCGCCTTTGGTGGCAGGCGATGAACGTGCGTGTTTCGGGGTGACCGAGCCGACAACCGGTCTGGACACCACCAAACTGAAAACACGCGCCGTGCGACAGGGTGACCGATATGTGGTGCACGGCCAGAAGGTCTGGATTTCAACCGCCCAGGAGGCCGACAAGATCCTGTTGCTGGCGCGCACGACCCCGCTTGAGGACGTCAAGAAACCGACAGAAGGATTAAGCCTTTTTTACACCGATCTGGACCGATCTTTCGTCACCGTGCGCGAGATCGAAAAGATGGGCCGCAAATGTGTCGACTCGAACGAACTGTTCATCGACGGGCTTCCGATCCCCGCCGGGGATCTGATCGGCGAAGAAGGCCAGGGCTTTCGTCAGATCCTGCACGGGCTGAACCCCGAACGGGTTCTAATTGCCGCTGAAGCAGTCGGAATCGGGCGGAATGCGCTTCGGCGCGCCGCGGATTACGCCAATGAGCGCGTCGTTTTTGGCAGACCAATCGGTCAGAATCAGGGTGTACAGCACCCCCTGGCCGCCAGCTGGGCGGAACTGGAGGCGGCCAACCTGATGGCGATGCACGCCGGCGCGCTCTACGACGCGGGCAAGCCCTGCGGAAATGAAGCCAACGCAGGAAAATATCTGGCCGCCGAAGCGGCGGTGAAGGCGACACAGACCGCGCAGCTGACCTTCGGGGGGTTCGGATACGCCAAGGAATACCATGTCGAGCGTCTTGTTCGCGAGGCCATCCTGTTCCGCATCGCGCCGGTCACCCCGCAGCTGGTGCTTTCGTTTATCGCGGAACATGCCCTCGGCCTGCCAAAATCCTACTAG
- a CDS encoding CaiB/BaiF CoA-transferase family protein — MENGPLSDVRVIELGHVIAAPMCGALLSDFGADVVKIERPGQGDMLRVLSARASDGVGAWWKTLARNKRLMALDWKSEDGRAILRRLVENAHVLIENFRPGVLERAGLAPEVLHEWNPDLVIVRISGYGQTGPRASWPGFGRAGEAMSGLAHITGFADNAPMHPGFPAADSTTGLMAAYGAMMALHAVQNGRARGQVVDLAIFEPLLRLIDYHVPTRTGAGLPVDRNGLQAPNSYAPAGVFRARDGKWVTISAGSAATGRRLLEAAGGKEWAEQPQFQSLDGFAEHMDEIVDRLGAFVAQHDAQKAIDIFQAHDAVAAMVYDVDDILADPQIAARRDIVGVEGDDTKVVGPVPKLDKTPGRLRWLGRRELGADTRAILQELAYDTGQIDTLIEQGTVAEPGR; from the coding sequence ATGGAAAATGGGCCACTGAGCGATGTCAGGGTGATTGAACTGGGGCATGTGATCGCAGCACCGATGTGCGGCGCATTGCTGTCCGATTTTGGCGCCGACGTGGTCAAGATCGAGCGTCCGGGGCAGGGTGACATGCTGCGGGTACTGAGCGCGCGGGCCAGTGATGGCGTTGGCGCCTGGTGGAAGACCCTGGCACGAAACAAGCGTCTGATGGCGCTGGATTGGAAGAGTGAAGACGGCCGCGCCATTCTGCGCCGGCTGGTCGAAAACGCCCATGTGCTTATCGAGAACTTTCGACCCGGTGTTCTGGAACGGGCAGGGTTGGCCCCAGAGGTCCTGCATGAGTGGAACCCCGATCTGGTGATCGTGCGGATCTCGGGCTATGGCCAGACGGGGCCGCGCGCCTCGTGGCCGGGTTTCGGTCGGGCCGGCGAGGCCATGAGCGGACTGGCGCACATCACCGGCTTTGCCGACAACGCGCCGATGCACCCCGGCTTTCCCGCTGCGGATTCGACCACAGGCCTGATGGCGGCCTACGGCGCGATGATGGCGCTGCATGCGGTGCAGAACGGCCGCGCCCGGGGGCAAGTGGTGGACCTGGCTATTTTCGAGCCGCTGTTGCGCCTGATCGACTATCACGTTCCGACGCGAACCGGCGCGGGGCTGCCGGTTGACCGAAACGGGCTCCAGGCGCCCAATTCCTACGCCCCGGCGGGGGTGTTTCGCGCCCGCGACGGGAAATGGGTCACAATCAGCGCAGGCAGTGCCGCGACCGGGCGGCGGCTTCTGGAAGCCGCGGGCGGAAAGGAATGGGCGGAACAGCCGCAATTCCAAAGCCTCGATGGCTTCGCGGAGCACATGGACGAGATTGTGGACCGTCTCGGCGCATTTGTGGCACAGCATGACGCGCAGAAGGCGATTGACATCTTCCAGGCCCACGATGCCGTGGCTGCGATGGTCTATGACGTCGATGACATCCTGGCCGATCCGCAGATCGCCGCGCGAAGGGACATTGTTGGGGTGGAGGGCGACGACACCAAGGTCGTCGGACCCGTGCCAAAGCTGGACAAGACGCCGGGACGGCTGCGCTGGCTTGGGCGCCGCGAACTGGGTGCTGACACCCGGGCGATTTTACAAGAGCTCGCGTACGACACCGGGCAAATCGACACCCTAATCGAACAAGGCACTGTGGCCGAACCGGGCCGCTGA